From one Paeniglutamicibacter psychrophenolicus genomic stretch:
- a CDS encoding glycerate kinase, protein MKVLIAPDSFKGTFTAAEVAAAIAGGVRSTGASAVELPVADGGEGTEEILGAALGAERILADTMGPWRDPMQAAYSLGADGTAYINLAAASGITLPAPGGRDALTADTYGTGLLMVDAVNRGARHLVVAAGGSATTDGGAGACAAITEHGGLRGAQVVVLSDVTTAFEDAAVVFGPQKGASDDEVSLLTARLHELASTLPRDPRGVPATGAAGGFSGGLWACFGAELVSGADFVLDALDFEAAVAKADAVVVGEGRLDSQTLQGKIISVIMARSRRTPVYAVVGSVSEDAPRDAFTQVLVATDKMHMQAAGAQIARELLGAWSPVQR, encoded by the coding sequence ATGAAGGTCCTCATTGCCCCCGACAGCTTCAAGGGCACGTTCACGGCAGCCGAGGTTGCCGCCGCCATCGCCGGCGGTGTCCGTTCCACCGGTGCGAGTGCCGTGGAGTTGCCGGTGGCCGATGGAGGGGAAGGCACCGAGGAAATCCTCGGTGCCGCCCTCGGTGCCGAGCGCATCCTGGCCGACACCATGGGTCCCTGGCGGGATCCGATGCAGGCCGCCTATTCGCTCGGCGCCGACGGCACCGCCTACATCAACCTGGCCGCAGCCAGCGGCATCACGCTGCCGGCGCCGGGCGGGCGGGATGCGCTCACGGCCGACACCTACGGCACCGGGCTGCTCATGGTCGATGCGGTGAATCGCGGCGCCAGGCATTTGGTGGTCGCCGCCGGCGGCTCGGCCACCACCGATGGCGGGGCCGGTGCGTGTGCGGCGATCACCGAGCACGGCGGGCTGCGCGGCGCGCAGGTCGTGGTGCTCAGCGATGTCACCACGGCTTTCGAGGACGCAGCGGTGGTCTTCGGCCCGCAAAAGGGAGCCAGCGACGACGAGGTGTCGTTGCTGACCGCTCGATTGCACGAACTTGCTTCAACACTGCCGCGAGACCCGCGGGGCGTTCCGGCCACAGGCGCGGCCGGTGGATTCAGCGGCGGACTCTGGGCGTGCTTCGGCGCCGAACTGGTTTCCGGCGCTGACTTCGTTCTCGATGCTTTGGACTTCGAAGCAGCCGTCGCGAAAGCAGACGCGGTGGTGGTGGGCGAGGGTCGGCTGGATTCCCAGACCCTGCAGGGCAAGATCATTTCGGTCATCATGGCCCGCAGCAGGAGAACCCCGGTCTATGCCGTGGTTGGTTCGGTCTCCGAGGACGCTCCGCGCGATGCCTTCACCCAGGTCCTGGTGGCCACAGACAAGATGCACATGCAGGCCGCCGGCGCGCAGATTGCCCGCGAGCTTCTTGGCGCTTGGAGCCCGGTGCAGCGGTAG
- a CDS encoding ABC transporter ATP-binding protein, with protein sequence MNVGEKVLLEVCDLNVDILKAQGPSRVVHSLSFSLEAGKTLGVVGESGSGKSMTATAIMGILPDVAVASGKILYKGINLLTATSAERRKLSGSEIGFIFQEPMSALHPTMTIGEQMIRPMRMHLGLSKKQARDRASDLLDLVGIPPTRGVQGSYVHQLSGGMRQRVMIAMSISCNPALLIADEPTTALDATIQKQILDLLLKLRDDLDLALILISHDLGLVSQYTDDVVVMLDGYEMEQGATQEVIANPKSGYTQGLLEAAPRLGRQPHRLPVIDKSIYSKVTI encoded by the coding sequence ATGAACGTAGGTGAAAAAGTGTTGCTTGAAGTGTGCGACCTGAACGTCGACATCCTTAAAGCACAAGGTCCAAGCAGAGTCGTACATTCGCTGAGCTTCTCGCTTGAAGCGGGGAAGACACTGGGTGTTGTTGGTGAATCCGGTTCCGGGAAATCCATGACTGCTACGGCCATCATGGGGATATTGCCGGATGTGGCAGTTGCTTCGGGCAAAATCCTGTACAAGGGCATAAATCTGCTCACTGCGACTAGTGCCGAGCGGCGCAAACTGAGTGGTTCCGAGATTGGCTTCATTTTTCAAGAGCCAATGAGTGCGCTGCACCCGACGATGACCATTGGCGAGCAAATGATTCGCCCTATGCGTATGCACTTGGGCCTGAGCAAAAAACAGGCACGTGATCGCGCCAGCGATCTGCTGGATCTCGTGGGGATTCCGCCAACGCGCGGTGTACAGGGATCCTATGTACACCAGCTCTCAGGGGGTATGCGACAACGCGTCATGATCGCCATGAGTATTTCTTGCAATCCGGCCCTGCTGATTGCAGATGAACCGACGACCGCACTGGACGCCACAATTCAAAAACAGATCCTGGACTTGTTGCTGAAATTGCGCGACGACCTCGATCTGGCATTGATCCTGATCAGCCACGACCTTGGTTTGGTTTCGCAATATACCGACGACGTAGTCGTCATGCTGGATGGCTACGAAATGGAGCAGGGTGCTACCCAAGAAGTCATTGCCAATCCGAAATCTGGTTACACACAAGGCCTGTTGGAAGCAGCGCCTCGGCTAGGTCGTCAACCACACCGACTCCCGGTGATTGATAAGTCCATCTATTCAAAGGTGACGATATGA
- a CDS encoding DUF6069 family protein has translation MTAHVQPYKKFKMPFNYVQVVIATFGAVITSIFVYFVSEAAGASMYFSGGLFTHLTFGEIVGFIVLPFAVLGFITFLIGRSRPGFCKIAQWIGVAVAVLSIANAILYAADPASGIGLAVIHLVVGASWYLAVNNSNKKYNEEAAASQGELVAT, from the coding sequence ATGACTGCTCATGTGCAGCCGTACAAAAAGTTCAAGATGCCGTTCAACTACGTGCAGGTTGTCATCGCGACTTTCGGGGCCGTGATCACGAGCATCTTTGTTTATTTCGTCAGCGAGGCAGCTGGCGCTTCCATGTATTTCAGCGGCGGCCTGTTCACGCATCTGACTTTCGGTGAGATTGTTGGCTTCATCGTCTTGCCGTTCGCCGTCCTTGGCTTCATTACCTTCTTGATTGGCAGGTCAAGGCCGGGATTCTGCAAGATCGCACAGTGGATCGGCGTAGCCGTTGCCGTACTTTCGATCGCCAACGCGATCCTATACGCCGCTGATCCGGCCAGCGGTATCGGGCTTGCCGTCATACACCTGGTTGTTGGTGCCTCTTGGTACCTTGCGGTGAACAACTCGAATAAGAAATACAACGAGGAGGCCGCGGCAAGCCAGGGTGAATTGGTTGCCACGTAG
- a CDS encoding ATP-binding cassette domain-containing protein produces MKTDQLGAQNDLVLELTNVSKEFMLGGMFKGSKHVAVDNASLSVKRNQVVGLVGESGSGKSTLGRIAIGLIKPTSGSVRVLGQDIFAMGKDELRLYRRKMQMIFQDSSNSLNPRMSLQELIEEPMRVQNLYSAGERRMRARALADEVQLAEGWLGRYAHEFSGGQRQRISIARGLALEPELIVADEPVSALDVSVQARVLNLLKDIQESRSLSMIFVSHDMAVVEFMSDQVAVLYNGKIMENGPAEDIFANPKSAYTRTLLDSSPSL; encoded by the coding sequence ATGAAAACTGATCAGCTCGGAGCCCAAAATGACCTCGTCCTGGAGCTTACAAACGTAAGCAAAGAATTCATGCTCGGCGGCATGTTCAAGGGTTCTAAACACGTCGCAGTAGACAACGCCTCGCTTTCAGTCAAACGAAATCAAGTCGTGGGGCTAGTCGGGGAATCTGGATCCGGCAAGTCCACTCTGGGCAGGATCGCGATTGGTCTCATCAAACCCACCTCCGGATCGGTACGCGTTCTGGGACAGGACATCTTTGCCATGGGCAAGGACGAACTGCGTTTGTATCGTCGCAAGATGCAGATGATTTTTCAGGATTCATCAAACTCGCTCAATCCGCGGATGAGCCTGCAAGAGCTCATTGAAGAGCCGATGCGCGTACAGAATCTCTATTCAGCGGGGGAACGTCGCATGCGGGCTCGAGCCCTTGCAGATGAAGTTCAGTTGGCCGAGGGCTGGTTGGGACGGTACGCGCATGAGTTCTCGGGTGGCCAGCGACAGCGTATTTCCATTGCACGAGGTCTAGCGCTCGAACCGGAACTTATCGTTGCTGACGAACCAGTTTCAGCGCTGGACGTCTCTGTTCAGGCTCGTGTCCTGAATCTGCTCAAGGACATCCAAGAGTCGCGGAGTCTCTCGATGATTTTCGTGAGCCATGATATGGCCGTCGTGGAATTCATGAGTGATCAGGTAGCTGTGCTTTACAACGGGAAAATCATGGAAAACGGGCCAGCGGAAGATATCTTCGCCAACCCAAAAAGCGCATATACGCGTACATTGCTGGATTCCTCGCCCAGTCTCTAG
- a CDS encoding acyl-CoA dehydrogenase family protein — protein sequence MTSVIDHPDYFLLDADLTDADRALRDRVRAFGQNTIEPIINDYWERAEFPHEVIPGLRDLGIIGTFIKGYDCPGFSRQAAGIVAREMGRIDGSVNTFLGVHSNLCMGSIYMLGNEEQRQRWLPPMARLEKTGAFALTEPTHGSDSVSLETSARLEGDTWVLNGHKRWIGNGHEADVIVLYARDEADGQVKAFIVERQASGEYPAGYRPEPIVGKIGKRAILQADIVIEDLRIPTENRLENCESFAGVNRVLQATRGGASWEAVGHGMAAFEMAAKYALQREQFGAPIASYQLVQEKLATMLSDLTSMQLMCTRMAELQERDELTAPMASLIKMTTSRKALAMCREARDMMAGNGLLLENHVSRHLTDMEVVSTYEGTDSMQALIVGRDITGISAFTRKQSAR from the coding sequence ATGACCTCGGTTATTGACCACCCAGACTATTTCTTGCTTGATGCGGATCTCACCGATGCCGATCGGGCACTGCGTGACCGGGTACGGGCCTTTGGGCAGAACACCATTGAACCGATCATCAACGACTACTGGGAACGCGCAGAATTTCCGCACGAGGTCATTCCCGGTCTTCGCGACCTGGGAATCATTGGCACCTTCATCAAGGGGTACGACTGCCCGGGATTCTCCCGACAGGCCGCGGGCATCGTCGCCCGCGAAATGGGACGCATCGACGGTTCGGTCAACACCTTCCTGGGTGTGCACTCAAACCTTTGCATGGGTTCCATCTACATGCTGGGCAACGAGGAACAGCGCCAGCGCTGGCTGCCGCCCATGGCACGACTCGAAAAGACCGGCGCCTTCGCGCTGACCGAACCGACCCACGGTTCCGACTCGGTCTCCTTGGAGACGTCGGCACGCCTTGAAGGCGACACCTGGGTGCTCAACGGCCACAAGCGGTGGATCGGCAACGGCCACGAAGCAGATGTCATCGTGCTCTACGCCCGCGACGAGGCCGATGGACAGGTGAAGGCCTTCATCGTGGAACGCCAGGCCTCGGGCGAGTACCCCGCCGGCTACCGGCCGGAACCGATTGTCGGCAAGATCGGCAAGCGGGCCATCCTGCAGGCGGACATCGTGATCGAGGACCTGCGGATCCCGACCGAGAACCGACTGGAAAACTGTGAATCCTTTGCCGGGGTAAACCGCGTGCTGCAGGCAACCCGTGGCGGTGCCTCGTGGGAAGCCGTGGGGCACGGCATGGCCGCGTTCGAAATGGCTGCCAAGTACGCGCTGCAACGCGAACAATTCGGCGCACCGATCGCCAGCTACCAGCTGGTCCAGGAAAAGCTGGCCACGATGCTTTCGGACCTGACCAGCATGCAGCTGATGTGCACCCGCATGGCGGAGTTGCAGGAGCGCGACGAGCTGACCGCACCGATGGCTTCGCTGATCAAGATGACCACCTCGCGCAAGGCCCTGGCCATGTGCCGCGAAGCCCGCGACATGATGGCCGGAAACGGCCTCCTGCTGGAAAACCACGTTTCCCGCCACCTGACGGACATGGAAGTCGTCTCCACCTATGAGGGCACCGACTCCATGCAGGCGCTGATTGTTGGCCGCGACATCACCGGCATTTCCGCGTTCACGCGCAAGCAGTCAGCCAGGTAG
- a CDS encoding ArsR/SmtB family transcription factor: MPIIFDLTNVDPANVTVRVSEMAEMMAMLHCIAEPGHHLELSRELKAVDTEISAQLRRTMHSFSPLWARFRFRALMPLNTSDYQSFDSELATVEALPLEAFVQMSVQAIIGGRSDRPMDVMNDNNDRVDFLEMCRTRSEEREELGARLAHDPELFRQVLTAFLRTFHATCFRARWESVSARLKASEVEVQRRLAGGSASMVLASLTPGAHFFPQTAQVAYDKLQNAFVNGSGRKFVLVPSILTKPHVVVKYDDEYSGYDVPIIVQFPVSDMGAVNKSIHEIQNQMAVLADSTRLELCRHLVNEYCTTSDLSRRLGIGAPQVSRHLRKLREAELLESVRDGKMVKYRLRMNVVYSIGYEFLTRIVK; this comes from the coding sequence ATGCCGATCATCTTTGACCTGACTAACGTTGATCCTGCGAATGTTACTGTCAGGGTTTCAGAGATGGCCGAGATGATGGCCATGCTCCACTGCATTGCGGAGCCTGGCCATCATCTTGAATTGTCGCGAGAACTCAAAGCGGTTGATACCGAAATCTCTGCCCAGTTGAGACGAACCATGCATTCGTTCTCACCGCTGTGGGCGCGATTCAGATTCCGCGCATTGATGCCACTGAACACTAGCGATTACCAAAGCTTCGATTCGGAACTGGCAACCGTCGAGGCTCTACCTCTCGAGGCGTTTGTGCAAATGAGCGTTCAAGCGATCATTGGCGGTCGATCCGACCGTCCTATGGATGTCATGAACGACAACAACGATCGTGTTGATTTCTTAGAGATGTGTCGAACGCGGAGTGAAGAACGTGAAGAACTGGGAGCTCGGCTGGCTCACGATCCCGAGCTCTTCCGTCAGGTCTTGACTGCGTTTCTCCGGACTTTCCATGCCACTTGCTTTCGTGCGCGCTGGGAATCTGTTTCCGCTCGGCTCAAAGCCAGCGAAGTTGAAGTTCAACGAAGACTCGCAGGCGGGTCCGCTTCGATGGTGTTGGCCTCTTTGACGCCCGGAGCACACTTCTTTCCACAGACCGCTCAGGTAGCTTATGACAAACTGCAAAATGCCTTCGTTAACGGTAGCGGCCGCAAATTCGTCCTAGTCCCAAGTATCCTGACGAAGCCACACGTAGTTGTGAAGTACGACGATGAGTATTCGGGTTACGATGTGCCGATCATCGTGCAATTCCCGGTTTCCGACATGGGCGCGGTCAACAAGAGCATCCACGAAATCCAAAATCAAATGGCAGTGCTAGCCGACAGCACACGATTGGAGCTCTGTCGGCACCTCGTAAACGAATATTGCACCACCAGCGATCTGTCCAGACGGCTGGGCATTGGAGCTCCGCAGGTATCTCGTCATCTCCGGAAACTCAGAGAAGCTGAACTTCTTGAGTCGGTGCGGGATGGAAAAATGGTGAAGTATCGTCTTCGAATGAATGTTGTTTATTCCATTGGTTACGAATTTTTGACCCGAATCGTGAAGTAG
- a CDS encoding SDR family oxidoreductase yields the protein MDNSRLDFTNRKVLVTAGAAGIGLSIATAFKNLGADVFVTDINPAAVEAARAAGFAAAVSDVSDESQVVELAAAVRTELGGLDVLVNNAGIAGPTGPIETLDSAAWKSTFEVNVHGQFYCIKNLLPLLRESADASIVNLSSAAGRLGMAGRSAYSSSKWAVIGLTKTLAIELGEERIRVNAICPGAVNGPRIEAVIEAKAAMLGRPLEEVSDLYHRQSSLNRLVEAGDIADMAVFLASSMARSINGQAMAVDGNTEKLY from the coding sequence ATGGACAACAGCAGACTCGACTTCACCAACCGCAAGGTGCTGGTCACCGCGGGAGCGGCGGGCATCGGCCTGTCCATTGCCACCGCATTCAAGAACCTCGGGGCGGACGTCTTTGTCACCGATATCAATCCGGCGGCCGTTGAGGCGGCCCGGGCGGCCGGCTTCGCAGCGGCGGTCAGCGACGTGTCGGACGAATCCCAGGTCGTCGAGCTCGCCGCCGCTGTCCGCACCGAGCTGGGAGGCCTGGACGTACTGGTCAACAACGCCGGCATCGCCGGGCCGACCGGACCCATCGAAACCCTCGACTCCGCGGCATGGAAGTCCACCTTCGAGGTGAACGTGCACGGCCAGTTCTATTGCATCAAGAATCTGCTCCCGCTGCTGCGCGAAAGCGCCGACGCCTCCATCGTCAATCTATCGTCGGCCGCCGGGCGTCTGGGCATGGCCGGGCGTAGTGCCTACTCATCGTCCAAGTGGGCGGTCATCGGGTTGACCAAGACCCTCGCCATCGAACTCGGTGAGGAGCGCATTCGCGTCAACGCCATCTGTCCAGGTGCCGTGAACGGGCCGCGCATCGAAGCCGTCATTGAGGCCAAGGCCGCCATGCTGGGCCGCCCCCTTGAGGAGGTCTCAGACCTCTACCACCGCCAGTCCTCGCTGAACCGACTGGTCGAGGCCGGCGACATCGCCGACATGGCTGTCTTCCTGGCCAGTTCCATGGCCCGCAGCATCAACGGCCAGGCCATGGCCGTGGACGGCAACACCGAAAAGCTCTACTAA
- a CDS encoding ABC transporter permease has translation MLNYIFKRLLALLPTIAVPMVLLFILLRLTPGDPAAVILGEEATATDIEKLREEMGLNQPIILQFIVWLGRMVRFDFGDSIFLRAPVSELVLAAATVTAQLAVLALIVAVLLGPLLGAIAASTKSRIVDKAMVVGSAVGIAMPTFWLAILMVLVFGVIFRWFPVAGYVAPTENFVQFLSFMAMPALALGVLEAATLFRYSRNGVLDAKFQPFVNTARAQGIGEKTITGKYVFRAALVPVVTVVGLSMASLLGGAVVTENVFSLPGLGKLLLTAVDRRDYPLIEGCIFLIAIIFVMVNLLVDVVCALIDPRIRLDSKD, from the coding sequence CCCGGAGACCCTGCCGCAGTCATCCTTGGCGAAGAAGCCACCGCTACCGACATTGAAAAGCTTCGTGAAGAGATGGGACTCAATCAACCCATCATCCTTCAATTCATTGTCTGGCTCGGGCGTATGGTCCGATTTGATTTTGGTGACTCGATATTTCTCCGGGCCCCGGTGAGCGAGCTAGTCCTTGCTGCAGCCACAGTAACCGCCCAACTTGCCGTTCTGGCATTGATTGTTGCCGTCTTGCTTGGCCCGCTTCTGGGCGCGATTGCTGCATCAACCAAATCAAGAATTGTGGATAAGGCCATGGTGGTTGGTTCGGCGGTCGGCATCGCCATGCCGACTTTCTGGCTGGCCATCCTGATGGTTTTGGTGTTTGGTGTGATCTTTCGTTGGTTCCCTGTCGCCGGCTATGTGGCCCCAACGGAAAACTTCGTTCAGTTTCTCTCCTTCATGGCGATGCCGGCACTGGCGTTGGGTGTCTTGGAGGCAGCCACGCTCTTCAGGTATTCACGCAATGGCGTCTTGGATGCGAAATTCCAGCCTTTCGTCAATACTGCACGTGCCCAGGGCATTGGTGAAAAGACGATTACTGGAAAGTACGTATTCCGTGCAGCGTTGGTACCGGTCGTTACGGTGGTTGGGCTGTCCATGGCTTCATTGCTCGGAGGTGCGGTGGTTACCGAAAACGTCTTCTCGCTTCCAGGATTGGGAAAGCTCCTGCTGACAGCAGTAGATCGCCGTGACTACCCGCTCATTGAAGGATGCATTTTTCTCATTGCCATCATCTTTGTGATGGTGAATCTCTTGGTGGATGTGGTCTGTGCACTGATTGATCCGCGTATTCGTTTAGACAGCAAGGATTAG
- a CDS encoding MFS transporter, whose amino-acid sequence MRSPEVVNKIIFRRIMPLLIAAYVMAFIDRTNIGMAKDRMEIDLGISATAYGIGAGLFFLTYALSEIPSNLIMHKVGARFWIMRIMITWGILSACMAFVQGEWSFYILRMLLGIAEAGLFPGVIYFITQWFVVKDRAKANGMFLLGVSIANIVGAPLGGVLLTLDGLGGLHGWQWMFIIEGIPACILAFVVWKCLPNKPTESRFLTREEAEDLEARILAEETAGAKASGNSKLRHVLKDKQILLVVAIYFTHQIAVYALSFFLPSIIGTYGTLNTIQIGLLTSIPWIFSAAGALLLPRLATNASRSRLIATSTMVGIVAGFTLGAVGGPVLGMLGFCLAAFNFFALQPILFTYPATRLSGAALAGGIAFVNTVGLFGGFLGPYVMGFMEETTGSKLSGLWFIVAMCAIGALLTRKLKRGTEDPAKSSVAAH is encoded by the coding sequence ATGCGGTCACCCGAAGTCGTCAACAAGATCATTTTCCGGCGCATCATGCCACTGCTGATTGCCGCGTACGTCATGGCTTTCATCGACCGGACCAACATCGGCATGGCCAAGGACCGGATGGAGATCGACCTCGGCATCTCGGCCACGGCCTACGGCATCGGCGCCGGGCTGTTCTTCCTGACCTACGCCCTGTCCGAGATCCCCTCGAACCTGATCATGCACAAGGTCGGGGCCCGCTTCTGGATCATGCGCATCATGATCACCTGGGGCATCCTCTCGGCCTGCATGGCCTTCGTGCAGGGCGAATGGTCCTTCTACATCCTTCGCATGCTGCTGGGCATCGCCGAGGCCGGACTGTTCCCCGGCGTCATCTACTTCATCACCCAGTGGTTCGTGGTCAAGGACCGGGCCAAGGCCAACGGCATGTTCCTCCTCGGAGTCTCCATCGCCAACATCGTCGGCGCCCCGCTGGGCGGCGTGCTGCTGACCCTCGACGGGCTCGGTGGCCTGCACGGCTGGCAGTGGATGTTCATCATCGAGGGCATCCCCGCCTGCATCTTGGCCTTCGTCGTCTGGAAGTGCCTTCCCAACAAGCCCACCGAATCAAGGTTCCTCACCCGCGAGGAAGCCGAAGACCTCGAGGCCCGCATCCTGGCCGAAGAGACTGCAGGGGCCAAGGCCTCGGGCAACTCGAAGCTGCGCCACGTGCTCAAGGACAAGCAGATCCTGCTGGTCGTGGCCATCTACTTCACGCACCAGATCGCGGTCTACGCGCTGAGCTTCTTCCTCCCCTCGATCATCGGCACCTACGGCACGCTGAACACCATCCAGATCGGCCTGCTGACCTCCATCCCGTGGATCTTCTCCGCCGCCGGCGCCCTGCTGCTGCCGCGCTTGGCAACCAACGCTTCGCGCTCCCGACTGATCGCCACGTCCACCATGGTCGGCATCGTTGCCGGATTCACGCTCGGTGCCGTCGGCGGGCCGGTCCTGGGGATGCTCGGCTTCTGCCTGGCCGCCTTCAACTTCTTCGCCCTGCAGCCGATCCTCTTCACCTACCCCGCCACCCGCCTTTCCGGCGCAGCCCTGGCTGGAGGCATCGCCTTCGTGAACACCGTGGGTCTCTTCGGCGGGTTCCTAGGCCCCTACGTCATGGGCTTCATGGAGGAAACCACCGGAAGCAAGCTCTCCGGCCTCTGGTTCATCGTCGCCATGTGTGCCATCGGCGCACTGCTGACCCGCAAGCTCAAGCGCGGCACCGAGGACCCTGCAAAGTCCTCCGTCGCAGCCCACTAG
- a CDS encoding alpha/beta hydrolase domain-containing protein: protein MTTSQTLAPCAQISGPIQETEGNRAVVLESYGTERMPAYGYIQEEYFVSGIAAEAPYLTRILVRRPEDMEKFNGRTLTEVSHIWGGTSVWRAFNRALMREGYMWIEIDSQAPSALDLIQGGDPERYRDMEFTAGELASDFAGSIPFTENPTPEILAEQYDAFKERWWRATPQSFEIIAQVAHALRGGLPGIRNSEVKTLLFAGISQTGGVVRRFVEKHHAAMRRADGGPLFDGYLPGASGGEALPDIDVPVIEVLGEAEFQSVRWDCGVSGQVRGLSHRRADSETFRLYEIAGMAHRETRHMSQKDVLRLKDCPLPPGAHWSTFPNSHIYGSVLGLLAEWAEGMLVPPPSLLLETEGNTDTILRDQWGNARGGVRSTYTDAPTSTLVAATPMGRPSWYHGNETPFDGQQLQEIYGNADSYRRVLAQVIDRLMLQGFLQRVDAEELRLAAEELRF from the coding sequence ATGACCACCTCACAGACCCTAGCTCCGTGCGCCCAAATTTCGGGTCCTATCCAGGAAACGGAGGGTAATCGAGCCGTCGTGCTCGAATCCTACGGAACAGAACGTATGCCAGCATATGGATACATACAGGAAGAGTATTTTGTCTCGGGTATTGCAGCCGAGGCTCCGTATCTCACACGTATCTTGGTTCGACGGCCCGAAGACATGGAGAAATTCAATGGTCGAACGCTCACTGAGGTAAGCCATATCTGGGGTGGAACTTCGGTCTGGCGCGCCTTCAACCGGGCGCTTATGCGTGAGGGATATATGTGGATCGAAATTGACTCGCAGGCTCCTTCAGCGCTGGATTTGATCCAGGGGGGTGACCCAGAACGATATCGAGACATGGAGTTTACGGCAGGGGAACTGGCAAGCGACTTCGCAGGGTCGATTCCCTTCACCGAGAACCCGACCCCTGAGATTCTTGCTGAACAATACGACGCATTCAAGGAACGATGGTGGCGAGCAACACCCCAGTCATTTGAAATAATTGCCCAGGTCGCACACGCACTTCGCGGGGGACTGCCGGGAATCAGGAATTCAGAAGTCAAGACGCTTCTCTTCGCCGGAATATCTCAGACTGGTGGTGTGGTTCGCCGCTTTGTTGAGAAGCACCACGCTGCCATGCGTCGGGCTGATGGAGGACCTCTCTTTGACGGATACCTACCCGGGGCCTCAGGAGGCGAAGCGCTACCGGATATAGACGTTCCGGTGATTGAAGTACTGGGTGAAGCAGAGTTCCAGTCTGTTCGCTGGGATTGCGGAGTATCTGGGCAAGTTCGTGGGCTGAGCCATCGCCGAGCAGATTCCGAAACATTCCGTCTTTACGAGATCGCAGGGATGGCACATCGGGAAACGCGCCATATGAGTCAAAAGGATGTACTTCGACTCAAAGATTGCCCGCTGCCTCCCGGAGCACATTGGTCGACCTTCCCGAATTCCCATATCTACGGATCGGTTCTTGGACTGCTTGCTGAATGGGCCGAGGGAATGCTCGTGCCGCCTCCTTCCCTATTACTTGAAACCGAGGGAAACACCGACACCATCTTGCGTGATCAGTGGGGCAACGCTCGTGGAGGTGTAAGAAGCACTTACACCGATGCGCCAACGTCGACTTTGGTAGCTGCGACGCCCATGGGTCGTCCCTCGTGGTACCACGGTAATGAGACACCGTTTGATGGACAGCAGTTGCAAGAGATCTACGGCAATGCTGATAGCTACCGTCGTGTCCTTGCTCAAGTTATTGATCGGCTGATGTTGCAAGGGTTTTTGCAACGTGTAGATGCCGAGGAACTGCGACTAGCTGCGGAGGAACTGCGCTTCTAA
- a CDS encoding 3-keto-5-aminohexanoate cleavage protein, translating to MANTRKVIITSAVTGAIHTPSMSPHLPVTADEIADAAIGAAEAGASIVHMHARDPKDGRPSQDPAHFEPILAKLKANTDAVINITTGGSPHMSVEERMRPVIEFKPELASLNMGSMNFGLYPMLDRFTEFGHDWEREGLENSRDLVFKNTFADIQKILEIGNKNDTRFEFECYDISHLNNLAHFQARGLARGPLFVQSVFGLLGGIGAHPEDLMHMRRTADRLFGDSYQWSILGAGKNQMPLATIGAAMGSHVRVGLEDSLWIGPGQLAASNAEQVTRIRTILEALNFEVATPDEAREMLQLKGRENVGF from the coding sequence ATGGCAAATACACGCAAGGTCATCATCACCTCCGCCGTCACCGGCGCGATCCACACCCCGTCCATGTCCCCGCACCTGCCGGTCACCGCCGACGAGATCGCCGACGCGGCCATCGGCGCCGCCGAGGCCGGGGCCTCGATCGTGCACATGCACGCCCGCGATCCCAAGGACGGCCGGCCCTCCCAGGATCCTGCCCACTTCGAGCCCATCCTGGCCAAGCTCAAGGCCAACACCGACGCTGTCATCAACATCACCACCGGCGGTTCCCCGCACATGAGCGTGGAGGAACGCATGCGCCCGGTGATCGAGTTCAAGCCGGAGCTTGCCTCGCTGAACATGGGCTCGATGAACTTCGGCCTCTACCCGATGCTGGATCGCTTCACGGAATTCGGGCACGATTGGGAACGCGAGGGCCTGGAGAACTCTCGGGACCTGGTCTTCAAGAACACCTTCGCCGACATCCAGAAGATCCTGGAGATCGGCAACAAGAACGACACCCGCTTCGAGTTCGAGTGCTACGACATCTCGCACCTGAACAACCTCGCCCACTTCCAGGCGCGCGGGCTGGCCCGCGGCCCTCTCTTCGTCCAGTCTGTCTTCGGCTTGCTCGGCGGCATCGGGGCGCACCCCGAGGATCTGATGCACATGCGCCGGACCGCGGACCGGCTCTTCGGCGATTCGTACCAGTGGTCGATCCTGGGCGCCGGCAAGAACCAGATGCCGCTGGCCACCATCGGTGCGGCCATGGGCTCGCACGTCCGCGTGGGCCTGGAGGATTCGCTATGGATCGGCCCCGGTCAGCTGGCCGCCTCCAATGCCGAGCAGGTCACCCGCATCCGCACCATCCTCGAGGCACTGAACTTCGAGGTCGCCACCCCCGACGAGGCCCGCGAAATGCTGCAGCTCAAGGGCCGCGAAAACGTCGGGTTCTAG